Proteins from a genomic interval of Tenacibaculum sp. SZ-18:
- a CDS encoding LytR/AlgR family response regulator transcription factor, with product MKVSCLIIDDEPTSQDVLKKFVSDISWLEIVSVCNNALEAKAIVETQKIDLLFLDINMPKLSGLSFYKSLNNPPFVIFTTAYSEHAVDGFNLNAVDYLLKPFSFERFFQAVEKVKSIVNKNSNQIVLKSDKKLFLVKIIDILYVESLGDYIKVHMNNQSLVVYKTLSAISELLPEDKFIRIHKSFIINLDKMSFVEGNQVDILKLKIPIGQKFKPMFLQKIKNLNQ from the coding sequence ATGAAAGTAAGTTGTTTAATAATTGATGATGAGCCAACATCTCAAGACGTTTTAAAAAAGTTTGTATCGGATATTTCTTGGTTAGAAATTGTATCTGTTTGTAATAATGCTCTTGAAGCCAAAGCAATAGTAGAAACACAAAAAATTGATTTACTTTTTTTGGATATAAATATGCCTAAACTTTCAGGTTTGTCTTTTTACAAATCATTGAATAATCCACCATTCGTAATATTTACAACAGCTTACTCAGAGCACGCTGTTGATGGTTTCAATTTAAATGCGGTTGATTATCTATTAAAACCATTTTCATTTGAACGTTTTTTTCAAGCTGTAGAAAAGGTAAAATCTATTGTAAATAAAAACAGTAATCAAATAGTTTTAAAGTCAGATAAGAAACTGTTTTTAGTTAAAATTATTGATATTCTTTATGTAGAATCATTAGGTGATTATATAAAAGTACACATGAACAATCAAAGTTTAGTTGTTTATAAAACATTGAGTGCTATATCAGAATTACTTCCCGAGGATAAGTTTATTCGAATTCATAAATCGTTCATTATAAATCTTGATAAAATGAGTTTTGTAGAAGGAAATCAGGTCGATATTTTGAAGTTAAAAATTCCAATAGGACAAAAGTTTAAACCTATGTTTTTACAGAAAATTAAAAACCTTAATCAGTAA
- a CDS encoding alpha/beta hydrolase family protein, with protein MNLLKPFQKGLLITASIILVFFFYACSNDEITQQDIAQELSEVNLLSTITENNFQEPKELYTQLSKKYGFEKEELISSEKTPEKLYSGINVNIYKISTQSPHPDGSGRNITISGVVLIPKYKDKIVWFKREKIPYRIRFVTPFTYTSNTSAASVSYSNIFSIPDQVDQLVPLTMIAQAWTGKFAVFIPDYPGFGDSFGDCFPPFVNKDAHNKSNYDFLKAGIQQLENMGYELKNEMLVQGYSQGAFSAIQFTRYLETNNLKRVKALSAGGTPALLDQFILKARSESFHPHPFFFPYAYYGMKENNLISIREDRIIQLNKFGSGSYDNYDQIKALYDGSNSILKLQFALPNIPSKLLMNDFINANPNDPNSDYANFFDALRENSIQPWNNQCQFRMYHGSLDNAVYTNQAFEYYNLHKNNGGNVSFDYTIGEHISGYLPFLLKTNDWFWDLR; from the coding sequence ATGAATCTTTTAAAACCCTTTCAAAAGGGGCTGTTAATTACAGCTTCTATCATCCTCGTATTCTTTTTTTACGCTTGTTCTAATGATGAAATTACCCAACAAGACATTGCTCAAGAACTAAGTGAAGTGAATTTACTTTCTACAATTACCGAAAACAACTTTCAAGAACCTAAAGAACTTTATACCCAACTTTCCAAGAAATATGGTTTTGAAAAAGAAGAATTGATTAGTTCAGAAAAAACTCCTGAAAAATTGTATTCTGGAATTAATGTAAATATTTACAAGATTTCCACACAATCACCTCACCCAGATGGATCTGGACGAAATATAACTATATCTGGAGTTGTGTTAATTCCGAAGTATAAAGACAAAATTGTTTGGTTTAAGAGAGAAAAAATTCCATATCGAATTAGATTTGTAACTCCTTTTACCTACACGAGCAACACATCAGCAGCTTCTGTTTCTTACAGTAATATTTTTAGTATTCCAGATCAAGTTGACCAATTAGTTCCTTTAACAATGATTGCACAAGCTTGGACCGGAAAGTTTGCTGTTTTCATTCCCGATTATCCAGGATTTGGAGATTCTTTCGGAGATTGTTTTCCTCCGTTTGTAAATAAAGACGCTCATAACAAATCAAATTACGACTTCTTAAAAGCAGGAATTCAGCAACTAGAAAATATGGGATATGAACTTAAAAATGAAATGCTAGTTCAAGGATACTCTCAAGGTGCATTTTCTGCTATTCAGTTCACAAGATATTTAGAAACTAATAATCTTAAACGAGTAAAAGCTTTATCTGCCGGAGGAACACCTGCTTTGTTAGATCAGTTTATTTTAAAAGCGAGATCAGAGAGTTTTCATCCTCATCCTTTCTTTTTTCCTTATGCTTATTATGGTATGAAAGAAAACAATTTAATTTCAATTAGAGAAGACCGTATAATTCAATTGAATAAATTTGGTTCAGGAAGTTATGATAATTATGATCAAATTAAAGCATTATATGATGGGTCAAATTCTATTTTAAAATTGCAATTCGCACTTCCAAATATTCCTAGTAAATTATTAATGAATGATTTTATTAATGCGAACCCAAATGATCCTAATTCAGATTATGCTAATTTCTTTGATGCTCTAAGAGAAAATAGCATTCAACCTTGGAATAACCAATGTCAATTTAGAATGTATCATGGATCGCTTGATAATGCAGTTTACACGAATCAAGCTTTTGAATATTATAACTTACATAAAAATAACGGTGGTAATGTTTCTTTTGATTATACTATCGGTGAACATATTTCAGGTTATTTACCATTTTTACTGAAAACCAATGATTGGTTCTGGGATTTAAGATAA
- a CDS encoding sensor histidine kinase, which translates to MNLISKSFNRNNHNGILFNSMLWLFLFVVLLFAFSELPIQQIDLIYTISYLLTLVLPVILTIYYLMPRYLKDGKNLLFIILLISNISFFYGINFLFHNKLIDSLFPEYYFVSYVDEITSLFIFSGVILFTVSAKLLEDWLYLNQKQKTMLQLELTALKNQINPHFLFNALNVLYSLSINKKEETTTAILNLSDILRYVIYEATDKKISIQKEVELIKSYIDFEKKRNISDARIEFNCKIEKEMNIYPMILLPLIENAFKHGLKSGVENPYIEMNLSTQENQLLFTIENNYLPMTKEDDHFSGVGLENVKKQLEILYTNNYNFTTSSGKEIYTTTLSITNL; encoded by the coding sequence ATGAATTTGATTTCAAAGAGTTTTAATAGAAACAATCACAACGGAATACTATTTAATAGTATGTTATGGTTGTTTCTTTTTGTTGTTTTATTGTTTGCTTTTTCAGAGTTACCAATACAGCAAATAGATCTTATTTACACAATTAGTTATTTGCTAACTCTAGTTCTTCCTGTTATTTTAACAATTTATTATTTAATGCCTAGATATTTAAAAGATGGTAAGAATTTGCTTTTCATAATTTTATTAATTTCTAATATATCTTTTTTTTATGGTATAAATTTTTTGTTTCATAATAAGCTTATTGATTCGTTATTTCCAGAGTATTACTTTGTTTCATATGTGGATGAAATTACATCGCTATTCATTTTTTCAGGAGTGATTTTGTTTACTGTTTCAGCGAAACTTCTAGAAGACTGGTTGTATTTGAATCAGAAACAAAAAACAATGTTACAATTGGAGTTAACCGCTTTAAAAAATCAGATTAATCCGCATTTTTTATTTAATGCATTAAATGTTTTATACTCTTTGTCCATTAATAAAAAAGAAGAAACAACAACAGCAATTTTAAATTTATCTGATATTTTGCGTTATGTGATTTATGAAGCTACAGATAAAAAGATTTCTATTCAAAAAGAAGTTGAGTTAATAAAAAGTTATATAGATTTTGAGAAGAAACGTAATATTTCTGATGCCCGAATCGAATTCAATTGTAAAATTGAAAAGGAGATGAATATATATCCAATGATTTTATTACCACTTATAGAAAATGCTTTTAAACATGGATTAAAAAGTGGTGTTGAAAACCCATACATTGAAATGAATTTGTCAACACAAGAAAATCAACTATTGTTCACCATAGAGAATAATTATTTGCCGATGACAAAAGAAGATGATCATTTTTCTGGAGTTGGTTTAGAGAATGTAAAAAAGCAATTAGAGATTTTGTATACGAATAATTACAATTTTACTACGAGTTCTGGAAAAGAGATCTATACAACAACCTTAAGTATTACTAATTTATAA